Within Lolium rigidum isolate FL_2022 chromosome 5, APGP_CSIRO_Lrig_0.1, whole genome shotgun sequence, the genomic segment TGATGGGACAAATAGTTTGGGTAAGACCAGTGGTAGTGCCAAGACGAGTGGACGGGATTTCACCGAGAGTGGCAAGAGCAGCATGTGCCGTGTGAGTGCCAGCAGCGACCTGAGTGACGAGAGCTCCTGCAGCAGCATGAGCAGTGCCACCACTAAGCCGCACAAAGGGAATGATTCGAGGTGGGAGGCCATCCAAGTGGTCAAATCCAGGGAAGGTGTTCTTGGTCTCAACCAGTTTAGGCTGCTCAAGAAGCTGGGCTCTGGTGATATTGGCAGTGTGTACCTCTCTGAACTGAGTGGAACAAAGAGCCACTTTGCGATGAAGGTGATGGACAAAACATCTCTGGCTAGTCGGAAGAAGCTGCTCCGGGCGCAGACTGAGCGGGAGATACTGCAGTCCCTGGATCATCCATTTCTACCAACCCTATATACTCATTTTGAGACGGACAAGTTCTCGTGTCTGGTGATGGAGTTTTGCCCTGGAGGCGACTTGCACACCCTTCGACAAAGGCAGGCTGGAAAACATTTTTCAGAGCAAGCAGCAAAGTATGCACTCCTTCCTGCTATCTATGAGTTCATTGTGAATGATTTGTTGATTACATGGGCCTTTTTTATTAGACGGTTTATTATGTGTCTTGCCTACTGCTTAACATTATTTCACTATCTTTTGTGATTATATTGACTTGTCAGGTTGTACTTGACATATGTAAGTAGTTTTACACTCTAATTAATACTTAACAAGTTTATTGTGCATGTACTAATCAGGAAAGTGCAGTATGTCCTAGataactaatatgttccatgccatGATAGTGTATAGTTTAAATTGCTGTGATTAAGAAGTGGATCATTATTAGATTTCACGCGTTATGATAGGCATGTGTTCTTTTGAGCAAATTTTGATTTGCATAACAAAGATGTGCTGACCAGCCTTTGCTAAAGAATTTACCTCAAATCTGCACTTGATGTTTCAGGTTCTATGTTGCAGAGGTGCTCCTTGCATTGGAGTACCTGCATATGCTTGGGATTATTTACCGTGATCTGAAGCCTGAAAATGTCCTGGTTCGGGAGGATGGCCACATCATGCTGACAGATTTTGACCTCTCTCTTCGTTGTTCAACGAGCCCAACCGTGATCAGGGGAGCAAACCCTGCCCTGGATGCTCTGCAGAGGAACAATGCAGCATACTGTGTGCAGCCTGCTTGCATTCAGCCATCGTGTGTTGTTCCAACCACATGCTTTGGTCCTCGATTCttctccaagtccaagtccaagtctaAATCCAAGAAGGAGAAATCAAAGCCTGAAGTCGCAAACCAAGTGAACCTATTCCCTGAGATGATCGCTGAGCCAACTGATGCCCGGTCCATGTCCTTTGTGGGCACCCACGAGTACTTGGCCCCAGAGATAGTGAAAGGAGAAGGCCATGGCAGCGCGGTGGATTGGTGGACCTTTGGCATATTCTTGTATGAGCTACTCTTTGGCAAGACCCCTTTCAAGGGTTCAGGCAACCGGGCTACGCTTTTCAACGTTGTCGGTCAGCCCTTGCGGTTCCCAGAGTCCCCGCTAGTGAGCTTCTCAGCAAGGGACATGATAAGGGGACTACTGGTCAAGGACCCGCAGCACCGGCTCGGGCACAAGCGTGGAGCTACAGAGATAAAGCAACACCCCTTCTTCGAGGGTGTGAACTGGGCTCTCATAAGATGCGCGAGCCCTCCGGACATACCGAAGCCTGTAGAGCTGGACTGCCGCCCGAAGCAAGCCCCATCAGCCAATGGAAAGGTCGCACCGGCTTCTAACCAGAAGGGCTCAGATAACTACCTAGAGTTTGAGTTCTTCTAGGCCTTTTTCGTGGCACATGGAATCGGACGCAGCGCATTTGAGCTGGCTGGCGCGGCgcagaaagagaagaaagatgtaGAGCTCCTCTTGGCTGGGAAGGTACACTCGTTTGTTGTAGATTGTAAGAGCTCGTTTCTGGAGCCCCTGCCCTGCCCCAAGTTTCTTTTTTCTTCCATTGAACTTGTTAGCTCTAGTCAAATACTCTCTTATGCATGTTAATTGCGATTTT encodes:
- the LOC124652179 gene encoding serine/threonine-protein kinase D6PK-like translates to MSSESAPKSMPEQAAKPKEMGEDGRQRSAAAEEISVEPHEQLESPASVLEKDTSGLSSDSGDVPLAPDGDSGELKEKKDSDSNENPEKKSSQKSSMSDSFASAKVSDGTNSLGKTSGSAKTSGRDFTESGKSSMCRVSASSDLSDESSCSSMSSATTKPHKGNDSRWEAIQVVKSREGVLGLNQFRLLKKLGSGDIGSVYLSELSGTKSHFAMKVMDKTSLASRKKLLRAQTEREILQSLDHPFLPTLYTHFETDKFSCLVMEFCPGGDLHTLRQRQAGKHFSEQAAKFYVAEVLLALEYLHMLGIIYRDLKPENVLVREDGHIMLTDFDLSLRCSTSPTVIRGANPALDALQRNNAAYCVQPACIQPSCVVPTTCFGPRFFSKSKSKSKSKKEKSKPEVANQVNLFPEMIAEPTDARSMSFVGTHEYLAPEIVKGEGHGSAVDWWTFGIFLYELLFGKTPFKGSGNRATLFNVVGQPLRFPESPLVSFSARDMIRGLLVKDPQHRLGHKRGATEIKQHPFFEGVNWALIRCASPPDIPKPVELDCRPKQAPSANGKVAPASNQKGSDNYLEFEFF